Proteins encoded together in one Quercus lobata isolate SW786 chromosome 3, ValleyOak3.0 Primary Assembly, whole genome shotgun sequence window:
- the LOC115978814 gene encoding cation/calcium exchanger 5-like → MAFSLLLSLKTTALSLALISTLLFFLLKSQPHTSSFPTIPTRSLLTKPTTSPPPPPPPCSKSHSNTFLNYSCLFTQNPFLSIPSLSLLILLFFYILIKTAQDHFSIVTTKLTNQLNLSPTIGAVTLLALGNGAPDVFASVAAVRGGQYRTGFGAILSAGTFVSAFVVGFVAIYAAPFSLNPVTFVRDVLFYLVAALFLFYVYLSAEIFLWQAVGFVGFYVFFVGIVFWMDFGLGGGRRKVGAEVGLVGEGEVEKGLVEQDCEIGEVSRNLEEVKPRFGFCRALGMISKAWELPVMFLLKLTIPQTTPSEWSRFYASANIVLCPLALLYACNSFMPFDHPIVFLLPQTHFPLWFILLFASSSLAVLHFIIEKEPPKTEQIPVLLIAFVMSVFWISTIAGELLNCLEALGSLLELPPALLGLTVLAWGNSVGDLVADVAVAKAGQPAMAMAGCFAGPMFNMLVGLGTALVIQTADVYPNAYELHFHLGIVTAFVFLLLSLMGSLLVIIWYRFRVPRFWGFCLVGLYILFMAVSLIIAKFSG, encoded by the exons ATGGCCTTCTCTCTTCTCCTGTCCCTCAAAACCACTGCACTATCCCTCGCTCTCATCTCCACActcctcttcttcctcctcaAATCCCAACCTCACACCTCTTCTTTTCCCACAATCCCCACCAGATCCCTTCTCACAAAACCAACcacatcaccaccaccaccaccaccaccttgCTCCAAATCCCACTCCAACACTTTCCTAAACTACTCTTGCCTCTTCACCCAAAACCCATTTCTCTCCATcccttctctctccctcctcatcctcctcttcttctatATCCTCATCAAAACCGCCCAAGACCACTTCTCCATCGTAACTACCAAACTAACTAACCAACTGAATCTCTCCCCAACTATTGGTGCTGTTACTCTTTTGGCCTTAGGCAATGGCGCCCCCGATGTCTTCGCATCGGTCGCGGCGGTCCGAGGAGGCCAGTACCGAACTGGGTTCGGAGCAATACTCTCTGCGGGGACCTTTGTCTCTGCTTTCGTTGTTGGTTTCGTGGCAATCTACGCCGCACCCTTTTCGTTGAACCCTGTGACTTTTGTGAGGGACGTGTTGTTTTACTTGGTGGCGGCATTGTTTTTGTTCTACGTGTATCTTAGTGCCGAGATTTTTCTGTGGCAGGCTGTtgggtttgttgggttttatgtgttttttgttgGGATTGTGTTTTGGATGGATTTTGGATTGGGTGGAGGGAGGAGGAAGGTTGGGGCTGAGGTGGGTTTGGTTGGGGAAGGTGAGGTGGAGAAGGGTTTGGTTGAACAAGACTGCGAGATCGGAGAGGTTTCGAGGAATTTGGAGGAAGTGAAGCCAAGGTTCGGGTTCTGTCGAGCTCTTGGAATG ATCTCAAAAGCATGGGAACTTCCAGTCATGTTTCTATTAAAGCTCACTATTCCTCAAACCACACCTTCAGAATGGAGCAGGTTCTATGCATCAGCCAATATTGTTCTTTGCCCCCTAGCTCTTTTATATGCTTGCAATTCATTCATGCCATTTGATCATCCAATTGTTTTTCTCCTTCCCCAAACCCATTTCCCTCTCTGGTTTATATTACTATTTGCTAGCTCCTCGCTTGCAGTGCTTCACTTCATAATAGAAAAAGAGCCCCCAAAAACTGAGCAGATACCTGTGCTGCTCATAGCATTTGTCATGAGTGTGTTTTGGATATCCACTATTGCTGGGGAATTGCTGAACTGCCTTGAAGCACTTGGATCACTTCTTGAATTGCCGCCAGCACTTCTTGGGCTCACAGTACTTGCATGGGGAAATTCAGTGGGGGATCTAGTTGCAGATGTGGCAGTTGCCAAAGCTGGTCAGCCTGCAATGGCCATGGCTGGCTGCTTTGCTGGGCCAATGTTTAACATGCTTGTTGGGCTTGGAACAGCTTTGGTGATACAAACTGCCGATGTTTATCCAAATGCTTATGAGCTCCATTTTCATTTGGGAATTGTGACTGCATTTGTCTTCCTGTTACTGAGCTTGATGGGGTCTCTACTGGTGATTATTTGGTACAGATTCCGGGTGCCtaggttttgggggttttgTCTTGTTGGTCTGTATATTCTTTTTATGGCCGTTAGCTTAATAATTGCCAAGTTTTCTGGGTGA
- the LOC115980191 gene encoding cation/calcium exchanger 5-like, producing the protein MAGGVLAEFKAACSCPRLSQSIPQSKWKAPPTGFIKINTDAAAFEDGRKSCIGVVIRDNMGEVLAASNKVLPATYSAEISEALAMQDGVLLVAEMEVSHAIFESDALSIILAINDGIHGGELGHIIRDIKEVAALFSWCSFKHLKREGYRVAHELAKVAGNSGVSQFVSAFVVGFVAIYAAPVSLNPVTFVRDVLFYLVAALFLFYVYLSAEIFLWQAVGFVGFYVFFVGIVFWMDFGLGGGRRKVGAEVGLVGEGEVEKGLVEQDCEIGEVSRNLEEVKPRFGFCRALGMISKAWELPVMFLLKLTIPQTTPSEWSRFYASANIVLCPLALLYACNSLMPFDHPIVFLLPQTHFPLWFIILFASFSLAVLHFIIEKEPPKTEQIPVLLIAFVMSVFWISTIAGELLNCLEALGSLLELPTALLGLTVLAWGNSVGDLVADVAVAKAGQPAMAMAGCFARPMFNMLVGLGTALVIQTADVYPNAFELHFHLGIVSAFVFLLLSLMGSLLVIIWYRFWVPRFWGFCLVGLYILFMAVSLIIVKFSG; encoded by the exons ATGGCAGGTGGAGTCTTGGCCGAATTCAAGGCAGCTTGCTCCTGTCCGAGATTATCTCAGTCCATTCCTCAGTCCAAGTGGAAAGCTCCACCTACGGGCTTCATTAAAATTAACACTGATGCAGCAGCTTTTGAAGATGGGAGGAAATCGTGCATTGGTGTAGTCATTCGCGATAATATGGGTGAAGTTCTAGCAGCATCAAACAAGGTTCTACCCGCGACATACTCTGCTGAGATCTCAGAAGCTCTGGCCATGCAAGATGGTGTGCTTCTTGTAGCGGAAATGGAAGTCTCCCACGCTATTTTTGAGTCCGACGCCTTATCCATTATTCTAGCAATTAACGATGGAATCCATGGTGGTGAGCTTGGGCACATAATCAGAGACATCAAAGAAGTGGCTGCTTTGTTTTCCTGGTGTTCTTTTAAACATCTGAAAAGGGAAGGCTACAGAGTTGCCCATGAGCTTGCAAAGGTAGCTGGGAATTCTGGTGTTTCACAG TTTGTCTCTGCTTTTGTTGTTGGTTTCGTGGCAATCTACGCCGCACCCGTTTCGTTGAACCCTGTGACTTTTGTGAGGGACGTGTTGTTTTACTTGGTGGCGGCATTGTTCTTGTTCTATGTGTATCTCAGTGCCGAGATTTTTCTGTGGCAGGCTGTtgggtttgttgggttttatgtgttttttgttgGGATTGTGTTTTGGATGGATTTTGGATTGGGTGGAGGGAGGAGGAAGGTTGGGGCTGAGGTGGGTTTGGTTGGGGAAGGTGAGGTGGAGAAGGGTTTGGTTGAACAAGACTGCGAGATCGGAGAGGTTTCGAGGAATTTGGAGGAAGTGAAGCCGAGGTTCGGGTTCTGTCGAGCTCTTGGAATG ATCTCAAAAGCATGGGAACTTCCTGTCATGTTTCTATTAAAGCTCACTATTCCTCAAACCACACCTTCAGAATGGAGCAGGTTCTATGCATCAGCCAATATTGTTCTTTGCCCCCTAGCTCTTTTATATGCTTGCAATTCATTAATGCCATTTGATCATCCAATTGTTTTTCTCCTTCCACAAACCCATTTCCCTCTCTGGTTTATAATACTATTTGCTAGCTTCTCGCTTGCAGTGCTTCactttataatagaaaaagagcCCCCAAAAACTGAGCAGATACCTGTGCTGCTCATAGCATTTGTCATGAGTGTGTTCTGGATATCCACTATTGCTGGGGAATTGCTGAACTGCCTTGAAGCACTTGGATCACTTCTTGAATTGCCAACAGCACTTCTTGGGCTCACAGTACTTGCATGGGGAAATTCAGTGGGGGATCTAGTTGCCGATGTGGCAGTTGCCAAAGCTGGTCAGCCTGCAATGGCCATGGCTGGCTGCTTTGCTAGGCCAATGTTTAACATGCTTGTTGGGCTTGGAACAGCTTTGGTGATACAAACTGCCGATGTTTATCCAAATGCTTTTGAGCTCCATTTTCATTTGGGAATTGTGTCTGCATTTGTCTTCCTGTTACTGAGCTTGATGGGGTCTCTACTGGTGATTATTTGGTACAGATTCTGGGTGCCtaggttttgggggttttgTCTTGTTGGTTTGTATATTCTTTTTATGGCCGTTAGCTTAATAATTGTCAAGTTTTCTGGGTGA
- the LOC115980193 gene encoding disease resistance protein RPP2B-like, translated as MVGIYGLGGVGKTTIAKAIYNRIFYLFDGRSFLENIREKSETNEGIIQLQETLLFDILGNKNLKVGSISRGINMINETLCGKRVLVILDGVDELDQIEKLLGRCDWFASGSRIIITTRDKHLLATFGNGLSTYEVKGLNEHEAFELFNQYAFKRNEPKEDYLELANQVIRNAEGLPLALTIMGADLHGRKKPKWKNSSYEYENFPNKDIQKILKISHEGLDETERDIFLDIACFFNGHYMDYVVDILETCDLYPVSGIPKLIDKCLVTIDQHNKLSMQDLLQQMGREIVRQESPRKPRKRSRLWFYKDGLDLLIENKGSDKIQGIMLCPPKPMKVQLKEQFLKMKNLRLLIIRNLHSSGHLEYLPNELRFLDWPGYPFSSLPTNFCPKKLVALNMSGSRLQKKFKQIFSSETLKYVNFSWCKYIRKLPDLSKAPNIKELDLRYCTNLVEVHDSVGHLEKLEVWELNNCTKLRILPSCLMMKSLSSLTLTGCSSLKKFPDISQEMKCLGKLALHPTGICEFPSSFGNLIGLKSLLLGNHLVHLPSSIYKLQHIERLSLYGDVIFPKDIENDIQPPCKSYEDFPKYVFPSLNYLSLNFFKIRSEIDFILTSFCPFSLESLYITDCNVVTLPKFFGKFERLRMLFIERCNELQEIPRLPKSIIKVLISNCHSLTSQSSSKLFLQFGEILGLPPNIPCLGVRSNISMDPQLSRKISQGDDEYEIILPGHDIPNWFNHQSVGKSISFWIGPEFPTFGLCLAFGMEDDYSDYCYRVDISINETNPYLKVQQRAYINREDRNHSVTQYQSKMTIAQENPARPADSSTDRRP; from the exons ATGGTAGGGATATATGGCCTTGGTGGAGTCGGTAAAACCACAATCGCAAAAGCTATTTATAATAGgattttttatctctttgatgGAAGAAGCTTTCTAGAGAACATTAGAGAGAAGTCAGAGACAAATGAAGGCATAATCCAACTGCAAGAGACACTTCTTTTTGATATCTTAGGGAATAAGAATTTGAAGGTGGGCAGCATATCTAGAGGAATCAACATGATAAATGAAACTCTTTGTGGCAAAAGGGTTCTTGTAATTCTTGATGGTGTGGATGAATTAGACCAGATAGAAAAATTGCTTGGAAGATGTGATTGGTTTGCTTCTGGAAGTAGAATTATTATAACAACAAGAGATAAGCACTTGCTAGCTACTTTTGGAAATGGTCTTTCAACCTATGAGGTAAAGGGATTAAATGAACATGAAGCTTTTGAACTCTTTAATCAATATGCTTTCAAGAGAAACGAACCCAAGGAAGATTATTTGGAACTTGCAAACCAAGTAATACGTAATGCCGAAGGCCTTCCATTAGCTTTAACAATAATGGGTGCTGATTTGCATGgaagaaaaaaacccaaatggAAAAATTCATCATATGAGTATGAAAATTTTCCTAATAAagatattcaaaaaatattgaaaataagtCATGAAGGATTAGACGAAACTGAAAGGGATATTTTCCTcgatattgcatgtttcttcaaTGGACATTACATGGATTATGTTGTGGATATACTGGAAACCTGTGATTTATACCCAGTATCTGGTATTCCAAAACTTATTGATAAGTGTCTTGTGACTATTGATCAACACAATAAATTGTCGATGCAAGACTTGCTACAACAAATGGGTAGGGAAATTGTTCGACAAGAATCACCACGGAAGCCTAGAAAACGTAGCAGGCTATGGTTTTATAAGGATGGTCTTGACCTACTAATTGAAAATAAG GGGTCAGATAAAATTCAAGGCATAATGTTGTGCCCACCTAAACCAATGAAGGTACAATTGAAGGAGCAATTTCTTAAGATGAAAAATCTCAGATTACTTATAATTCGTAATCTACATAGCTCTGGACACCTTGAATATCTTCCCAATGAATTAAGGTTTCTTGATTGGCCTGGATATCCATTTTCTTCATTGCCAACCAATTTTTGTCCTAAGAAATTGGTTGCACTCAACATGTCGGGCAGCCGATTACAGAAAAAATTCAAGCAG ATATTTTCTTCCGAAACCTTgaaatatgtaaatttcagTTGGTGTAAATACATTAGGAAATTACCTGACTTATCAAAGGCCCCAAACATAAAAGAATTGGATCTTAGGTATTGTACGAATTTAGTTGAGGTTCATGACTCTGTTGGGCATCTTGAAAAGCTTGAAGTATGGGAACTCAACAATTGCACTAAACTTCGAATTCTTCCAAGTTGTCTCATGATGAAATCTCTTTCATCTTTGACTCTTACTGGCTGCTCAAGCCTTAAGAAGTTCCCAGATATTTCtcaagaaatgaaatgtttaGGCAAGTTAGCACTACACCCAACTGGTATTTGTGAATTTCCTTCATCATTTGGGAATCTCATTGGACTTAAGAGCTTACTCCTCGGAAACCATTTGGTACATCTTCCAAGTAGCATTTATAAATTACAACATATTGAAAGGCTCTCTCTTTATGGAGATGTCATATTTCCAAAGGACATCGAGAATGATATACAACCACCATGCAAGTCTTATGAAGACTTTCCCAAATATGTTTTTCCGAGCTTGAATTATCTATctcttaatttctttaaaattcgCTCGGAAATAGATTTTATATTGACTTCTTTTTGCCCCTTCTCATTGGAAAGTTTATACATCACCGATTGCAATGTTGTTACCCTTCCAAAATTCTTTGGCAAATTTGAGAGATTGCGTATGCTTTTCATTGAAAGGTGCAATGAACTTCAGGAAATTCCAAGGCTTccaaaaagtataataaaaGTACTTATATCAAACTGCCACTCGCTGACTTCACAATCATCAAGCAAATTGTTCCTTcag TTTGGAGAAATTTTAGGACTTCCACCAAATATACCATGTTTAGGTGTCAGAAGCAACATATCAATGGATCCACAGTTATCTAGAAAAATATCCCAAGGAGATGATGAATATGAAATTATACTACCCGGACATGACATTCCAAATTGGTTCAACCATCAAAGTGTCGGAAAGTCCATATCATTCTGGATTGGTCCAGAATTTCCCACATTTGGTCTATGTCTTGCTTTTGGAATGGAGGATGATTATAGTGATTATTGTTATCGTGTTGACATTTCCATCAATG AAACTAACCCCTATTTGAAG GTACAACAGAGAGCCTACATCAACAGGGAAGACAGGAATCACTCAGTGACTCAATACCAATCCAAAATGACCATTGCCCAAGAAAATCCAGCAAGACCAGCAGATTCTTCTACTGACAGAAGGCCATAG